In Photobacterium angustum, the following proteins share a genomic window:
- a CDS encoding c-type cytochrome, giving the protein MKKLILILSLLASYSTTAEEGNIEAGKLKAATCAACHGTDGNAALMQQYPKLAGQHPKYLEKQLKEYKLAMATGGKQGRNNPVMGGMAMALSDQDIADIAVYYASLPISDNTSPKESVEVAQQLYRFGDTERGIAACIACHGPRGNGTSLSGFPKISGQNAEYVKLQLEEFRSSARANDMNAMMRSVAAKLSDDEINALSQYVGGLH; this is encoded by the coding sequence ATGAAGAAATTAATATTAATATTAAGCCTTCTTGCTAGTTATTCGACCACGGCTGAAGAAGGCAACATCGAAGCAGGTAAATTGAAAGCTGCAACATGTGCCGCCTGCCATGGTACAGATGGCAATGCAGCGTTGATGCAGCAATATCCTAAGCTTGCTGGACAGCACCCTAAATATCTTGAAAAGCAATTAAAAGAATACAAACTGGCAATGGCTACCGGCGGAAAACAAGGACGTAATAATCCTGTTATGGGAGGAATGGCCATGGCTCTTTCTGACCAAGATATAGCAGATATCGCAGTATATTATGCTTCCCTGCCTATTTCAGATAATACTTCCCCAAAAGAATCCGTTGAAGTCGCGCAACAACTTTACCGTTTTGGTGATACTGAACGTGGTATCGCTGCCTGTATTGCGTGTCATGGCCCTCGTGGCAATGGTACGAGTTTATCTGGATTCCCTAAAATCTCTGGTCAAAATGCGGAATACGTAAAACTTCAACTTGAAGAATTCCGTTCAAGTGCTCGTGCTAATGATATGAACGCAATGATGCGCTCGGTTGCTGCAAAATTAAGTGATGATGAAATTAATGCGTTGTCACAATATGTTGGCGGTTTGCATTAA
- a CDS encoding class I SAM-dependent methyltransferase: MQPCPLCHSEQHGVFVEDKNRCYFRCQQCALIFADPEAQLSPEQEKAVYDQHQNNPDDMGYRQFLGRLATPLVERLPAGPLDALDFGSGPGPTLSIMLEEMGYNMAIYDPYFAPDPSVLTRQYDFVTCTEAIEHFNQPAKEWGLLLSMIKPGGWLGLMTKLATDAEAFTRWHYKNDPTHVSFFSRDTFRFLAQRDGLEVEFVGNDVILLRKTQ; this comes from the coding sequence ATGCAGCCATGTCCACTGTGCCATAGTGAACAGCATGGAGTATTTGTTGAAGATAAAAATCGCTGCTATTTTCGTTGTCAGCAATGTGCGTTAATTTTTGCTGATCCTGAGGCTCAGTTATCACCAGAGCAAGAAAAAGCCGTTTATGATCAACATCAAAATAATCCAGATGATATGGGTTATCGCCAATTTTTAGGTCGTTTAGCGACACCATTAGTGGAACGTTTACCGGCTGGGCCATTAGATGCTTTAGACTTTGGCAGCGGTCCCGGTCCAACACTTTCCATTATGTTGGAGGAAATGGGATATAATATGGCGATCTATGATCCATATTTTGCACCTGATCCTAGTGTATTAACGCGTCAATATGACTTTGTTACGTGTACCGAAGCCATAGAACATTTTAATCAGCCTGCGAAGGAATGGGGGCTGCTGCTGAGTATGATTAAACCTGGCGGATGGCTAGGGTTAATGACAAAGCTAGCAACCGATGCCGAAGCGTTTACACGTTGGCATTATAAGAACGATCCAACCCACGTCAGTTTCTTTAGTCGCGATACGTTCCGCTTTTTAGCGCAACGTGATGGCTTAGAAGTTGAGTTTGTTGGAAATGATGTGATTTTGCTGAGGAAAACCCAGTAA
- a CDS encoding DUF2489 domain-containing protein has translation MQDLTLLLVIGGTIVTALGIYAGTLLVKLYQQNQRHKVFLARAEQQQKEAIETRNNTILESVYVIAAATKQGQCDLSEAAIRLYKLMEALQADKSVDFAATYPAITELYEVVKDMPRGEARQQTEKRARMRFDLERMKAETRLQEAIAVELDAILSTKS, from the coding sequence TTGCAGGATTTGACGCTTCTGCTTGTTATTGGTGGCACAATTGTAACCGCGCTTGGTATTTATGCGGGAACGTTACTTGTTAAGCTATACCAACAAAATCAACGCCATAAAGTTTTTTTAGCCCGTGCTGAACAACAGCAAAAAGAGGCGATAGAAACGCGTAATAATACGATTTTAGAGAGCGTTTATGTGATTGCCGCAGCGACCAAGCAAGGACAATGTGATTTGTCTGAAGCGGCGATTCGTTTGTATAAGTTGATGGAAGCGCTACAGGCTGATAAGAGTGTTGATTTTGCAGCCACTTATCCAGCTATTACAGAGCTGTATGAGGTAGTAAAAGATATGCCTCGCGGTGAAGCGCGTCAACAAACAGAGAAACGTGCTCGAATGCGCTTTGATCTGGAGCGAATGAAGGCTGAAACTCGATTACAAGAAGCTATTGCGGTCGAGCTGGATGCTATCCTGTCTACGAAGTCTTAA
- the yihI gene encoding Der GTPase-activating protein YihI has product MTRKKRGRKIGSEGPAVYRDKTPNQLEIESRQRQKAKKRKGLKTGSRHSAVEETKQRNAAQKKDPRLGSKKPIPLIVEPKKPMTKQQRRMSAEQELAMLENDAQLMVLLDRLDAGEKLGAGLQKQVDQKLDRIEQLMKQLGLMEEDEVELFEEDEYRPAVKSDDDLLDQFEKMDLDKFGKE; this is encoded by the coding sequence ATGACCCGTAAAAAAAGAGGCCGTAAGATTGGTTCTGAAGGCCCAGCGGTATACCGTGATAAAACGCCGAACCAATTAGAGATCGAATCTCGCCAGCGCCAGAAAGCGAAAAAGCGTAAAGGCTTAAAAACTGGTAGTCGCCATTCTGCCGTTGAAGAAACTAAGCAGCGTAATGCCGCGCAGAAAAAAGACCCACGTCTTGGTAGTAAAAAACCAATTCCTTTGATCGTTGAGCCGAAAAAGCCAATGACCAAACAGCAACGTCGTATGTCAGCAGAGCAAGAATTAGCAATGCTTGAAAATGATGCGCAGCTGATGGTTCTTCTTGATCGCTTAGATGCTGGTGAAAAGTTAGGTGCAGGCTTGCAGAAACAAGTCGACCAAAAACTTGATCGTATTGAGCAGCTTATGAAGCAGCTTGGTTTGATGGAAGAAGATGAAGTTGAATTGTTCGAGGAAGATGAGTACCGCCCAGCGGTTAAGTCTGATGATGATTTACTCGATCAATTTGAAAAGATGGATTTAGATAAATTCGGTAAGGAGTAA
- the yihA gene encoding ribosome biogenesis GTP-binding protein YihA/YsxC, protein MNQPLNYRNTSFITSAPDIRHLPQDAGVEIAFAGRSNAGKSSALNRLTDQKGLARTSKTPGRTQLINMFEVVQGCNLIDLPGYGFAQVPLEMKLKWQKSLGEYLQRRECLQGLVVLMDIRHPMKDLDQQMINWALESRLPVLVLLTKADKLKSGARKAQVLKIRQMTKELEGDVQVEAFSSLKGIGVDQVRRKLDEWYAPELERQRVLAGGDDAFPEQVEEDNE, encoded by the coding sequence GTGAATCAACCTCTCAACTACAGAAATACAAGTTTTATCACAAGTGCGCCAGATATTCGTCACTTGCCGCAAGATGCAGGCGTTGAGATTGCATTTGCTGGTCGCTCTAACGCGGGTAAGTCGAGTGCCCTAAACCGCTTAACCGATCAAAAAGGGTTAGCGCGTACTTCAAAAACGCCTGGTCGTACTCAGCTGATCAATATGTTTGAAGTGGTTCAAGGCTGTAACCTTATCGATTTACCGGGTTATGGCTTTGCACAAGTCCCTCTTGAAATGAAATTAAAATGGCAGAAGTCGCTAGGAGAATACCTTCAGCGTCGAGAGTGCTTACAAGGCCTTGTGGTATTAATGGATATCCGTCATCCGATGAAAGATCTTGACCAACAAATGATTAATTGGGCACTTGAAAGCCGTTTACCTGTTCTGGTCTTACTAACTAAAGCTGATAAGCTAAAAAGTGGCGCTCGTAAAGCACAGGTATTAAAAATCCGTCAGATGACTAAAGAGTTAGAAGGTGACGTACAGGTTGAAGCTTTCTCTTCGTTAAAAGGTATTGGCGTCGATCAAGTTCGCCGTAAATTAGATGAGTGGTACGCGCCAGAGCTAGAGCGTCAACGCGTGCTTGCCGGTGGTGATGATGCTTTCCCTGAGCAAGTAGAAGAAGACAACGAGTAA
- the polA gene encoding DNA polymerase I yields the protein MATIPENPLILIDGSSYLYRAYHAAPNFTNSDGEPTGAIYGVVNMLRSMLRQFSTEHIAVIFDAKGKTFRDDMYPEYKANRPPMPDDLRSQIEPLHAVIKAMGLPLIAISGVEADDVIGTLSTQASQQGMPVLISTGDKDMAQLVDQNVTLINTMTDVVMDPAGVVDKFGIGPELIIDYLALMGDKVDNIPGVPGVGEKTAKALLTGIGGLDALYDNLDDIAALGFRGSKTMAKKLIDNKEAAYMSYKLATIKLDVELDVTPDELRKGVPDTDALTELFGKLQFRRWLTEMLDGSDGRIVADEKSGDVPAEKKAVAPTIDRSGYETVLDKESFATWLEQLKAAEAFAFDTETDGLDYMTANVVGVSFAIEEGKAAYVPVAHDYLDAPAQLDRDWVLEQLKPLLEDPKQAKIGQNLKFDASIVARYGIEMQGIVFDTMLESYVFNSVIGRHDMDSLALRYLEHKNISFEEVAGKGKKQLTFNQIDLEQAGPYAAEDADITLRLHNTLYPKVEADDKLKHVFETIEMPLVPVLSRMERTGVYVDSMLLGAQSTEIAARLDEIEKKAFEIAEQEFNLSSPKQLQAILFEKMGLPVLKKTPSGTPSTNEEVLQELALDYPLPKLLLEYRGLAKLKSTYTDKLPKMVNPATGRVHTSYHQAVTATGRLSSSDPNLQNIPVRNEEGRRIRQAFVAQSGYKILAVDYSQIELRIMAHLSGDKALLDAFRHGKDIHAATAAEILSLDIEEVSSEQRRRAKAINFGLIYGMSAFGLAKQLDMGRNEAQNYMNVYFERYPGVLEYMESTRNAASEQGYVETLFGRRLYLPDIKSRNGLRRKAAERAAINAPMQGTAADIIKLAMIAVDGWVQQQPEGDVRLLMQVHDELVFEVKESALETVTASVKALMEQAATLDVPLIADTGYGDNWDQAH from the coding sequence ATGGCAACTATTCCAGAAAATCCATTGATCCTGATTGATGGATCCTCTTACCTGTATCGCGCTTACCATGCTGCACCGAATTTCACTAATTCTGACGGTGAGCCGACAGGCGCAATTTATGGTGTTGTAAACATGCTACGTAGCATGTTACGTCAATTTTCAACCGAACATATCGCAGTGATCTTTGATGCGAAAGGGAAAACCTTCCGTGATGATATGTATCCTGAATATAAAGCCAATCGTCCACCGATGCCGGACGATCTTCGCAGTCAGATCGAACCATTGCATGCGGTGATCAAAGCGATGGGGCTACCATTGATCGCGATCTCTGGCGTTGAAGCGGATGATGTGATTGGCACGTTATCCACACAAGCATCACAACAAGGTATGCCTGTACTTATCAGTACAGGTGATAAAGATATGGCACAGCTGGTGGATCAAAATGTTACTTTGATCAATACCATGACTGATGTTGTGATGGATCCCGCCGGTGTTGTGGATAAGTTTGGGATTGGTCCTGAGTTGATCATCGACTACCTTGCTCTGATGGGCGATAAAGTAGATAACATTCCAGGTGTACCTGGGGTTGGTGAGAAAACAGCAAAAGCATTGCTGACCGGTATCGGTGGGTTAGATGCTTTATACGATAATTTAGATGATATTGCTGCTCTCGGTTTCCGTGGTTCAAAAACCATGGCGAAAAAGCTGATTGATAATAAAGAAGCGGCTTACATGTCATATAAGCTTGCCACCATTAAATTGGATGTTGAGCTAGATGTAACACCTGATGAACTGCGTAAAGGTGTGCCTGATACAGATGCTCTCACCGAGCTTTTTGGTAAGTTACAGTTCCGTCGTTGGTTAACTGAAATGCTTGATGGAAGCGATGGCCGTATTGTTGCTGACGAAAAATCAGGTGATGTGCCAGCTGAAAAAAAAGCCGTTGCACCAACGATTGATCGTAGTGGGTATGAAACGGTTTTAGATAAAGAAAGTTTTGCAACATGGCTTGAGCAATTAAAAGCGGCAGAGGCGTTTGCCTTTGATACCGAAACCGATGGTTTAGATTACATGACGGCGAATGTCGTCGGTGTGTCTTTTGCGATTGAAGAAGGTAAAGCGGCTTACGTCCCTGTGGCTCACGATTATCTTGATGCGCCAGCGCAGCTTGACCGTGATTGGGTGCTAGAGCAGTTAAAGCCGCTACTTGAAGATCCAAAACAAGCGAAAATTGGTCAAAACCTTAAGTTTGATGCCAGTATTGTTGCTCGTTATGGCATTGAAATGCAGGGTATTGTGTTCGATACAATGCTTGAATCTTATGTATTTAATAGCGTTATTGGGCGTCATGATATGGATAGCCTTGCCCTACGTTATTTAGAGCATAAGAATATCAGCTTTGAAGAAGTTGCAGGTAAAGGTAAAAAACAGCTAACGTTCAATCAAATCGATTTAGAGCAAGCTGGCCCTTATGCTGCTGAAGATGCTGACATTACTTTGCGTTTGCACAATACGTTGTATCCTAAAGTAGAAGCTGACGACAAACTTAAGCATGTCTTTGAAACTATCGAAATGCCATTAGTGCCAGTACTTTCACGTATGGAACGCACGGGTGTTTATGTCGACAGTATGTTGCTTGGCGCACAATCAACAGAGATCGCTGCTCGACTTGATGAAATTGAGAAAAAAGCGTTTGAAATTGCGGAGCAAGAATTTAATTTAAGCTCGCCAAAACAGCTTCAAGCGATCCTATTTGAAAAAATGGGATTACCTGTTTTAAAGAAAACGCCATCTGGTACACCGTCAACGAATGAAGAAGTATTGCAAGAGCTTGCGCTTGATTACCCACTGCCTAAGTTACTCTTGGAATATCGTGGACTTGCAAAACTGAAATCTACTTACACCGATAAGTTGCCTAAGATGGTAAATCCTGCAACGGGTCGAGTCCATACTTCTTACCATCAGGCCGTGACTGCAACCGGACGTCTATCATCAAGCGATCCAAATTTGCAGAATATTCCAGTACGTAATGAAGAAGGTCGTCGTATTCGCCAAGCGTTTGTCGCGCAAAGCGGCTATAAGATCCTTGCGGTCGATTACTCTCAAATTGAACTACGTATTATGGCGCATTTATCTGGTGATAAAGCATTATTAGATGCTTTCCGTCATGGTAAAGATATCCACGCAGCAACGGCCGCTGAAATTCTCAGTTTGGATATTGAAGAGGTGAGCAGTGAGCAGCGTCGCCGTGCTAAAGCGATTAACTTTGGCTTGATCTATGGTATGAGTGCGTTTGGTTTAGCAAAGCAGCTAGATATGGGACGTAATGAAGCGCAAAACTACATGAATGTGTATTTTGAGCGTTATCCAGGTGTTTTAGAATACATGGAAAGCACGCGTAATGCGGCTTCAGAGCAAGGTTACGTTGAAACTCTCTTTGGCCGTCGCCTATATCTTCCAGACATTAAATCACGTAATGGTTTACGTCGAAAAGCAGCGGAGCGTGCAGCAATCAATGCGCCAATGCAAGGAACTGCGGCTGATATCATCAAGCTGGCGATGATTGCGGTTGATGGTTGGGTACAGCAACAACCGGAAGGTGATGTGCGTTTATTAATGCAAGTACACGATGAATTAGTGTTTGAAGTGAAAGAATCAGCACTTGAAACAGTAACAGCATCAGTTAAAGCATTAATGGAACAAGCAGCGACGCTGGATGTACCGCTTATCGCAGATACTGGTTACGGTGATAACTGGGATCAAGCGCACTAA